Proteins encoded together in one Amblyomma americanum isolate KBUSLIRL-KWMA chromosome 1, ASM5285725v1, whole genome shotgun sequence window:
- the LOC144096915 gene encoding uncharacterized protein LOC144096915, translated as MELKFKEREIADCHSLLEKRVSRVSSLPTELCLVKSAMEEQVRHHQAAEMRIMDITLREYSSYEGFQGFLKKLDALNTALSEEIKALRKINTLLPNFLDCTKKKLKDAHANMG; from the exons ATGGAGCTCAAATTTAAG GAGCGTGAAATAGCTGATTGCCACTCATTGCTTGAAAAGAGGGTATCTCGCGTGTCAAGTCTCCCAACCGAACTGTGTCTTGTCAAGAGTGCCATGGAAGAACAGGTGCGACATCATCAGGCAGCTGAAATGAG AATCATGGACATCACTCTTAGGGAATACAGTAGCTATGAAGGGTTCCAAGGTTTCCTGAAAAAATTAGATGCAT TAAATACAGCACTCTCAGAAGAAATCAAGGCACTGAGAAAAATCAACACT CTGCTTCCAAACTTCCTGGACTGCACTAAGAAGAAGCTGAAAGATGCACATGCTAACATG GGATGA